Proteins found in one Aspergillus chevalieri M1 DNA, chromosome 2, nearly complete sequence genomic segment:
- a CDS encoding putative MFS myo-inositol transporter (COG:F,P;~EggNog:ENOG410PG6B;~InterPro:IPR005829,IPR005828,IPR003663,IPR036259, IPR020846;~PFAM:PF00083,PF07690;~TransMembrane:12 (i45-63o91-111i118-136o142-165i177-199o205-227i324-343o349-369i376-398o424-449i461-483o495-513i);~go_component: GO:0016020 - membrane [Evidence IEA];~go_component: GO:0016021 - integral component of membrane [Evidence IEA];~go_function: GO:0022857 - transmembrane transporter activity [Evidence IEA];~go_process: GO:0055085 - transmembrane transport [Evidence IEA]) encodes MSDHQSGPNAPLLASQAETDRDYDDHDLDHEQQPIDLEPGYSGGWFIWALTFSAGISGLLFGYDTGVISSTLVSVGSDLSNRELTTVDKSLITSSTSLFALIASPLAGILADKLGRKRVILVVDGFFTLGAVLQAITSQVWWMIVGRSIVGLAVGSASLVTPLYISELAPSHARGRLVTILSLFITGGQVVAYIVGWLFSSVSGGWRWIVGLGAAPAILQFIILFSLPETPRWLVQVGRGTEAMNVLTRIYQAHPGNNALANRVMRGIQQEVAEEEEELSTNKPTDNNMQWAHDVSQRAHELFRVGGNRRALTIAAMLQGLQQLCGFNSLMYFSATIFSMLSFSSPTLTSLSVAMTNFVFTLFAFAFIDRIGRRRILLYSIPVMIVSLIVCALSFSSFKISPMSSGPGPAARGEANDPSETSSFLPIAILLCLTIYTASYAFGLGNVPWQQSELFPLNVRSLGSALATATNWGSNFIVGLTFLPMMEWLSPGWTFAAYAIVCAVGWVGVWAIYPEMSGLSLEEVKDLLADGWGVDRT; translated from the exons ATGAGCGACCACCAGTCCGGCCCAAATGCGCCCTTGCTCGCTTCTCAGGCCGAAACCGATCGCGACTACGATGACCATGACTTGGATCATGAGCAGCAGCCCATCGACCTAGAGCCAGGGTATTCAGGCGGCTGGTTTATCTGGGCTTTGACATTCTCTGCGGGTATCAGTGGACTTCTTTTTGGTTACGA CACAGGAGTCATTTCGTCCACCCTCGTATCAGTCGGTTCTGATCTCTCGAATCGTGAGCTGACGACGGTCGATAAAAGCTTAATAACATCCTCTACGAGCCTGTTCGCCCTCATAGCAAGCCCGCTGGCCGGAATACTAGCAGACAAACTCGGCCGGAAACGAGTAATCCTCGTTGTAGATGGGTTCTTCACCCTTGGTGCGGTGTTGCAGGCTATCACCAGCCAGGTATGGTGGATGATCGTGGGCCGCAGTATTGTTGGTTTGGCTGTTGGGAGTGCTAGTTTGGTGACACCTTT GTATATCTCCGAATTGGCACCGTCTCATGCGCGAGGAAGACTAGTCACAATTCTAAGTCTGTTCATTACCGGTGGTCAAGTGGTGGCTTATATTGTTGGATGGCTATTCTCATCTGTGTCGGGCGGGTGGCGCTGGATCGTTGGTCTGGGAGCTGCACCGGCAATCCTGCAGTTTAttattctcttttccttgCCCGAAACTCCTCGCTGGCTGGTCCAAGTAGGACGGGGAACGGAAGCTATGAATGTCCTGACCCGGATTTACCAGGCCCATCCTGGTAACAATGCTCTCGCAAACCGCGTCATGCGCGGTATCCAGCAAGAAGttgctgaagaggaagaagagctaAGCACCAACAAGCCCACAGACAATAACATGCAGTGGGCTCATGACGTTTCACAGCGTGCTCATGAGTTATTCCGGGTTGGCGGAAATCGAAGAGCATTGACCATAGCAGCCATGTTACAAGGGCTTCAGCAGCTGTGCGGATTCAACAGTCTGATGTATTTTTCAGCAACTATTTTCTCCATGCTTTCGTTCTCTTCGCCGACGCTGACATCATTATCGGTCGCTATGACCAATTTTGTGTTCACGCTATTCGCATTTGCCTTTATCGACCGTATCGGCCGCCGTCGTATCCTGCTTTATTCGATCCCCGTGATGATTGTATCCCTCATTGTGTGTGCACTGAGCTTTTCGTCATTCAAGATATCCCCGATGTCGTCTGGACCCGGACCGGCGGCGCGTGGGGAAGCAAACGACCCTAGTGAGACTAGCTCGTTCTTGCCGATCGCCATCCTCCTTTGTCTCACAATCTACACCGCATCGTACGCCTTTGGACTAGGCAACGTTCCCTGGCAACAGTCGGAGCTCTTCCCCTTGAACGTCAGGTCGTTGGGTTCCGCTCTCGCCACAGCAACAAATTGGGGATCCAATTTCATCGTCGGTCTCACCTTCCTGCCAATGATGGAATGGCTATCACCTGGCTGGACTTTTGCGGCTTACGCGATTGTCTGCGCCGTGGGGTGGGTTGGTGTTTGGGCAATTTATCCAGAAATGAGCGGATTGAGTCTGGAGGAGGTTAAGGATCTTTTGGCTGATGGTTGGGGTGTGGATAGAACTTAA
- a CDS encoding putative AAA family ATPase GCN20 (BUSCO:EOG09260OM6;~COG:E,J;~EggNog:ENOG410PFJH;~InterPro:IPR017871,IPR027417,IPR003593,IPR003439, IPR032781;~PFAM:PF12848,PF00005;~go_function: GO:0005524 - ATP binding [Evidence IEA];~go_function: GO:0016887 - ATPase activity [Evidence IEA]): MEAELQTQIPGLDRVISEYSVGYLTHASNAYVEDANAPSPLAEAADSVTELLVSASGDFSDQNAEAIRNLVEKFITGLSARDGVDPERRQMPFTAKKLDQAINVGSQRNMSSTLGLTGGNVDLESVGRKVESRVDRKKLEKAERKIRAKQEKKQMKTVQYESSRLLTQPDEAMSYEEFFMAVNPLQLGADNQSKSKDIRVDGIDVAVGGHRILTDASLTLAYGHRYGLVGQNGIGKSTLLRGLSRREVAVPHHISILHVEQEITGDDTPALQAVLDADVWRKHLLQEQEKISKELAAIEAERSSMADTSQDAAKLDHEREGLDITLTDIHNKLSEMESDKAESRAASILAGLGFSPERQQYATKTFSGGWRMRLALARALFCEPDLLLLDEPSNMLDVPSITFLSNYLQGYPSTVLVVSHDRAFLNEVATDIVHQHSERLDYYKGANFESFYATKEERRKNAKREYERQMAERAHLQAFIDKFRYNAAKSSEAQSRIKKLEKMPILEAPEAEYSVHFKFPEVEKLSPPIVQMSEVAFGYTPDKPLLKNVDLDVQLDSRIGIVGPNGAGKTTVLKLLTGQLQPTKGLISQNSRLRVGFFAQHHVDALDLTTSAVSFMAKTYPGKTDEEYRRHLGAFGITGMTGLQRMELLSGGQKSRVAFACLSLTNPHILILDEPSNHLDIEGMDALSQALQNFEGGVVMVSHDVTMLQNVCRSLWVCDKGTVQQFDGNVEAYKKMISAQANEAGVAIAH; the protein is encoded by the exons ATGGAGGCGGAACTCCAGACACAGATCCCCGGTCTGGATCGTGTAATCTCAGAGTACTCTGTG GGTTACTTGACTCATGCGTCGAACGCATATGTTGAAGATGCCAACGCCCCATCGCCACTGGCAGAGGCAGCCGACTCGGTCACAGAGCTGCTCGTCTCTGCCTCTGGAGACTTCTCAGACCAGAATGCAGAGGCTATCCGCAACCTCGTGGAGAAGTTCATCACTGGCCTGAGCGCACGCGATGGCGTTGACCCGGAGAGGCGGCAGATGCCTTTCACGGCCAAGAAGCTCGACCAGGCCATCAACGTCGGATCTCAGAGGAACATGTCTTCTACCCTGGGTCTCACAGGCGGCAACGTCGACTTGGAGTCTGTTGGCAGAAAGGTCGAATCTCGCGTGGACCGCAAGAAGCTCGAGAAGGCCGAGCGAAAGATTCGTGCCaagcaggagaagaagcagatgaAGACGGTGCAGTACGAGTCGTCTCGTCTGCTCACGCAGCCCGACGAGGCCATGTCGTACGAAGAGTTCTTCATGGCTGTCAACCCGCTCCAGCTCGGCGCCGACAACCAGTCCAAGAGCAAGGATATCAGGGTCGATGGTATAGATGTCGCGGTTGGCGGCCATCGCATTTTGACCGATGCTTCTCTTACTCTAGCGTATGGTCATCGATATGGTCTTGTTGGTCAGAACGGTATCGGTAAGAGTACTCTCTTGCGTGGCCTGAGTCGCAGAGAAGTTGCCGTCCCGCACCACATTTCTATTCTTCACGTCGAACAAGAG ATTACTGGTGATGATACCCCTGCCCTTCAAGCAGTTTTGGACGCCGATGTCTGGCGGAAACATCTTCTCCAGGAGCAAGAG AAAATCTCAAAAGAGTTAGCGGCTATTGAAGCAGAACGGTCGTCGATGGCAGACACATCTCAGGACGCTGCAAAGCTCGATCACGAAAGAGAAGGTCTCGATATCACCCTGACTGATATCCACAACAAACTCTCAGAAATGGAATCCGACAAGGCAGAGTCTCGCGCAGCCAGTATCCTGGCAGGTCTTGGTTTTTCGCCTGAGCGACAGCAGTACGCTACCAAGACTTTCTCTGGTGGTTGGCGTATGAGATTGGCTCTGGCACGAGCTCTGTTCTGTGAGCCTGATCTGCTCTTGCTGGACG AACCATCCAACATGTTGGATGTTCCGTCCATTACTTTCTTGTCAAACTACCTTCAAGGATATCCTAGCACCGTTCTTGTGGTCTCTCACGACAGAGCATTCCTGAACGAAGTTGCAACGGATATTGTGCATCAACACTCGGAGAGATTAGATTACTACAAGGGCGCCAACTTCGAATCTTTCTACGCAACCAAGGAGGAGCGCAGAAAGAACGCGAAGCGCGAGTACGAGAGGCAGATGGCCGAAAGAGCCCACTTGCAAG CTTTCATCGACAAGTTCCGTTACAATGCTGCCAAGTCCTCTGAAGCGCAGTCCAGAATCAAGAAACTCGAAAAGATGCCTATCTTGGAAGCCCCAGAGGCCGAGTACAGTGTGCACTTTAAGTTCCCCGAAGTCGAGAAGCTCTCGCCACCTATTGTGCAAATGTCCGAAGTTGCGTTCGGGTACACGCCGGACAAGCCTCTCCTCAAGAACGTCGACCTCGACGTCCAGCTGGATTCCCGTATCGGTATCGTTGGACCGAACGGTGCTGGTAAAACTACGGTGCTGAAACTGCTGACTGGTCAACTTCAACCAACCAAGGGTCTCATCAGCCAGAACTCTAGGCTGCGGGTTGGCTTCTTCGCTCAGCACCACGTGGATGCCTTGGATCTCACCACCAGTGCAGTGAGTTTCATGGCGAAGACCTACCCAGGAAAGACGGATGAAGAATACAGAAGACACTTGGGAGC TTTCGGTATCACTGGTATGACCGGTCTGCAGCGAATGGAGCTTCTGTCTGGAGGTCAGAAGTCTCGTGTTGCATTCGCATGCCTGTCTTTGACCAACCCTCACATTCTGATTCTGGACGAACCTTCCAACCACCTGGATATCGAAGGTATGGATGCGTTGTCACAGGCGCTGCAGAACTTCGAAGGAGGTGTCGTGATGGTTTCCCACGATGTGACCATGTTGCAGAACGTCTGCCGTAGTCTCTGGGTTTGCGACAAGGGTACAGTGCAGCAGTTCGATGGTAACGTCGAAGCGTACAAGAAGATGATCAGTGCGCAGGCCAACGAGGCTGGTGTGGCTATTGCCCATTAA
- the pex20 gene encoding protein pex20 (COG:S;~EggNog:ENOG410PQX7;~InterPro:IPR024111): MSDALCGPSNALQNFQKHASVDRTLQQDRLISRQPQSQGFRSQNTNEGSLDPEFAAFESNLAGPSAPQLHHAGPFAAPGPYHPMPGHMETPNWASDFQRLQISGPSHPIHQQPGPSMAAQQGWQNEFMAQQRPHQPQQQQAPGPQHHQPYGYGFRPSFAQNYSLSSAQMDSAQMDTFQPQETVESQQPQANAFDESAFEAAFEQAKATMELEETNTAQTHAEIVNESAQFDPTVQPETHEEIRIGSDTIAPKEDTQGRPNDADELARTAGQLLNSVSHETNEKFQQSNFLALMRRIRDREVQIEGDEFRETAQSLHPGGKYYPQDNKQQQTPRPASRNGNAHIISNGTSEFDQAGSLNILS; this comes from the exons ATGAGTGATGCTCTTTGCGGGCCGTCAAATGCGCTTCAGAACTTTCAGAAGCATGCATCTGTTGATAGGACACTTCAACAAGATAGGTTGATCTCGCGGCAACCGCAATCTCAA GGCTTCCGGTCGCAAAATACAAATGAAGGATCCTTGGACCCTGAATTCGCCGCGTTCGAGTCCAACCTCGCAGGACCATCAGCGCCCCAGCTACACCATGCAGGACCCTTCGCCGCCCCTGGTCCCTATCATCCAATGCCCGGCCATATGGAAACTCCGAACTGGGCGTCAGACTTCCAACGGTTGCAGATCTCGGGACCTTCACACCCAATTCACCAACAACCTGGTCCATCGATGGCAGCGCAACAAGGATGGCAGAACGAATTTATGGCTCAGCAACGACCGCATCAGcctcaacagcagcaggccCCCGGCCCGCAACACCACCAGCCCTACGGATACGGGTTTCGACCATCTTTTGCGCAAAACTATTCTTTGAGCAGCGCCCAAATGGATAGCGCCCAAATGGATACTTTCCAGCCTCAGGAGACGGTGGAGAGTCAGCAGCCACAGGCAAATGCTTTCGATGAGTCGGCATTTGAGGCGGCGTTTGAACAAGCTAAAGCCACCATGGAATTGGAAGAGACCAATACCGCGCAGACCCATGCCGAAATTGTCAACGAATCCGCTCAATTCGATCCCACTGTTCAACCAGAGACCCATGAAGAAATCAGGATAGGGTCGGACACGATTGCCCCCAAAGAAGATACGCAAGGACGGCCAAACGATGCGGATGAGCTTGCTCGAACTGCTGGACAGCTGTTGAACAGCGTCAGCCACGAGACAAACGAAAAATTTCAACAAAGCAACTTCCTTGCCTTAATGCGCCGCATTCGGGACCGAGAGGTCCAGATTGAGGGAGATGAATTTCGCGAA ACTGCGCAGTCCCTAcatcctggaggcaaataCTATCCCCAAGATAACAAGCAGCAACAGACACCAAGACCGGCAAGTCGAAATGGCAATGCGCACATAATTTCAAATGGTACCAGTGAGTTCGATCAGGCAGGAAGTTTAAACATCTTGTCGTGA
- the sec13 gene encoding GTPase-activating protein SEC13 (COG:U;~EggNog:ENOG410PGDS;~InterPro:IPR036322,IPR015943,IPR001680,IPR037363, IPR020472,IPR037596,IPR017986;~PFAM:PF00400;~go_component: GO:0030127 - COPII vesicle coat [Evidence IEA];~go_function: GO:0005198 - structural molecule activity [Evidence IEA];~go_function: GO:0005515 - protein binding [Evidence IEA];~go_process: GO:0016192 - vesicle-mediated transport [Evidence IEA];~go_process: GO:0090114 - COPII-coated vesicle budding [Evidence IEA];~go_process: GO:1904263 - positive regulation of TORC1 signaling [Evidence IEA]) — translation MAAAQVISNSGHDDMIHDAGLDYYGRRLATCSSDKTIKIFEIEGETHRLIETLKGHEGAVWCVAWAHPKFGTILASSSYDGKVLIWREQHQNTTSPVGSSAWTKVFDFSLHTASVNMVSWAPHESGCLLACASSDGHVSVLEFRDNSWTHQIFHAHGMGVNSISWAPAASAGSLISSNPGPGQQRRFVTGGSDNLLKIWDYNHETKTYNPTQTLEGHTDWVRDVAWSPSILSKSYIASASQDKTVRIWTSDASNPGQWTSQQLEFDSVLWRVSWSPSGNILAVSGGDNKVSLWKENLKGQWEKVKDIEE, via the exons ATG GCCGCTGCTCAAGTTATCTCCAATTCGGGTCACGATGACATGATT CACGACGCCGGATTGGACTATTACGGCCGCAGGTTGGCGACATGCTCATCGGATAAGACGATAAAGATCTTTGAAATCGAGGGTGAGACACATAGACTCATTGAGACCCTCAAAGG ACATGAAGGCGCAGTGTGGTGTGTCGCGTGG GCGCACCCGAAATTCGGCACAATTTTGGCCTCTTCGTCTTACGATGGCAAGGTGCTTATCTGGCGTGAGCAGCACCAAAACACCACCTCCCCCGTTGGCAGCAGCGCATGGACAAAAGTCTTCGATTTTTCCCTCCACACTGCGTCCGTGAACATGGTTTCATGGGCTCCTCATGAGAGCGGATGTCTTCTTGCTTGCGCGTCGTCGGACGGTCACGTCAGTGTTCTCGAGTTCCGTGACAACAGCTGGACTCACCAGATCTTCCATGCTCATGGTATGGGAGTCAACTCCATTAGCTGGGCACCTGCCGCATCCGCCGGTAGCTTGATTAGCTCCAACCCGGGCCCGGGACAACAGAGGAGATTCGTTACTGGCGGAAGTGACAATCTTCTGAAGATCTGGGATTACAA CCACGAAACCAAGACCTACAACCCTACTCAAACGTTGGAAGGCCACACCGACTGGGTCCGTGACGTCGCCTGGTCCCCCAGCATCCTCTCCAAGTCATACATCGCCTCTGCCTCGCAAGACAAGACCGTTCGCATCTGGACGTCGGACGCATCGAACCCCGGTCAGTGGACCAGCCAGCAACTCGAGTTCGACAGTGTCTTGTGGCGGGTTAGCTGGAGCCCTAGCGGTAACATTCTGGCGGTCAGTGGTGGCGACAACAAGGTCAGCCTCTGGAAGGAGAACCTCAAGGGACAGTGGGAGAAGgtaaaggacattgaggaGTAA
- a CDS encoding uncharacterized protein (COG:S;~EggNog:ENOG410PYDT) has product MLPPLDSFLQQHLKLREITANMQNQQPLVSPPPPYTTTRQYNLVSEDIYPDNEIDTNTDDEDIWDNTIPTPTTINIDASISIKGDNNTIIITSGSSSVPGPSMTSSPPSTSTLQAAQKHRQNRVTEMATSIIEALKESRTSGKGPIEVNISTGMKVEGSRNVISAGAGGGACRILPRAKRDGSSHDGDEAGLSLKRKRRAQSEPVENMPKMKKECSPSLRAK; this is encoded by the exons ATGCTCCCTCCATTGGACTCCTTCCTCCAACAGCATCTCAAGCTTAGAGAAATAACAGCCAACATGCAAAACCAGCAGCCCCTAgtctcccctcctcctccataTACCACAACCCGGCAATACAATCTAGTATCCGAAGACATCTACCCCGACAATGAAATAGACACAAACACCGACGACGAAGACATCTGGGACAACACGATCCCAACTCCGACCACAATCAATATCGACGCATCTATCAGCATAAAAGGGGATAACAACACGATAATAATTACCTCTGGGTCCTCATCTGTTCCAGGGCCGTCAATGACATCCTCTCCGCCATCGACATCTACTTTACAGGCAGCACAGAAACATCGACAGAATAGGGTAACCGAAATGGCGACGTCAATTATCGAAGCGCTGAAAGAGTCAAGGACAAGTGGGAAAGGGCCGATTGAGGTCAATATCAGCACGGGAATGAAGGTCGAGGGGAGTAGGAACGTGATTTCTGCTGGGGCTGGTGGGGGTGCGTGTCGTATACTGCCTAGGGCAAAGAGGGATGGGTCGAGCCACGATGGTGATGAGGCTGGATTGAGcttgaagagaaagaggcgGGCTCAATCG GAGCCTGTCGAAAATATGCCTAAGATGAAGAAAGAGTGCTCGCCATCGTTGCGCGCGAAGTGA
- a CDS encoding uncharacterized protein (COG:Q;~EggNog:ENOG410PNZX;~InterPro:IPR036291,IPR002347;~PFAM:PF00106,PF13561;~go_process: GO:0055114 - oxidation-reduction process [Evidence IEA]) yields the protein MSKAADTKIAVITGGTSGIGYAVAVALSQRPDWQVYILGSNEERGRKAVEGQSNIYFHKANVSQYQELALAFHEIHGKNGRLDFVFANAGATESCNILQAEGADANTPPPEPDLTVVDVNVKGVLYTSYLATHYFRLSPHKGKDASLVITGSCGSLYPFKVSPTYCGTKHNVVGFTRSIALRCKEEGIRVNALCPGIVRTGFVSDEFWDTYFKPEQFCPMELMVKVTLLLVDGSEIVDSNGTKVSAGEMYGQTLETSGSNFYLREHLEFCDDTAKDVMVGAN from the exons ATGAGCAAAGCCGCAGACACAAAGATTGCCGTTATCACCGGCGGGA CCAGTGGAATAGGGTATGCCGTGGCCGTAGCTCTCTCCCAGCGTCCGGATTGGCAAGTCTACATCCTCGGCTCAAACGAAGAGCGCGGCCGCAAAGCCGTCGAGGGCCAGTCGAACATTTACTTCCACAAGGCCAACGTCAGCCAGTACCAGGAGTTGGCATTGGCATTTCACGAGATCCATGGCAAAAATGGTCGTCTGGACTTTGTGTTTGCCAATGCCGGCGCAACTGAGAGCTGCAATATTCTTCAGGCCGAGGGGGCGGATGCGAACACTCCCCCTCCGGAGCCGGATTTGACGGTTGTCGATGTTAATGTCAAGGGTGTGCTGTATACCAGTTACCTGGCGACGCATTACTTCCGGTTGTCACCTCATAAGGGGAAGGATGCGAGTTTGGTTATTACCGGGAGCTGCGGGTCTTTGTATCCGTTCAAAGTGTCTCCTACGTATTGCGGAACGAAAC ATAATGTCGTCGGCTTCACGCGCTCTATCGCCCTGCGCTGCAAGGAAGAAGGAATCCGCGTCAACGCCCTCTGTCCTGGAATCGTGCGCACCGGTTTTGTGTCAGACGAATTCTGGGATACTTATTTCAAGCCAGAGCAATTCTGTCCTATGGAGCTTATGGTTAAAGTCACCCTTCTTCTCGTGGATGGTAGCGAGATTGTCGATAGCAATGGAACGAAGGTCTCCGCTGGCGAGATGTATGGGCAGACGCTGGAGACTTCAGGGTCGAACTTTTACCTGAGAGAGCATCTGGAGTTCTGTGATGATACTGCCAAGGATGTTATGGTTGGCGCTAATTGA
- a CDS encoding sterol desaturase family protein (COG:I;~EggNog:ENOG410PG6G;~InterPro:IPR006694;~PFAM:PF04116;~TransMembrane:3 (o54-81i102-119o139-159i);~go_function: GO:0005506 - iron ion binding [Evidence IEA];~go_function: GO:0016491 - oxidoreductase activity [Evidence IEA];~go_process: GO:0008610 - lipid biosynthetic process [Evidence IEA];~go_process: GO:0055114 - oxidation-reduction process [Evidence IEA]) has protein sequence MDVALELLDPLILDKAYAWALPYPGVSNSSDPILSAGDEAPTSLWSRDNIYRQIISILVLTQIGATSLYLIFSALSYYFVFDRRLEYHPRFLKNQVRQEIKSSLSAVPFINILTLPFFLAEVRGKSLLYRNVSDYGWSWMLISSILYMAFNDIGIYWIHRLEHHPSVYKYIHKPHHKWIVPTPWAALAFHPLDGYVQSLPYHVFVFICPMQRHLYMALFGAVQIWTILIHDGDMITGHWTEKFINSPAHHTLHHMYFTVNYGQYFTWADNYFGSHRAPEPALDPLHDALKVMRVKGLVDEQGNLIKKPKGE, from the exons ATGGATGTAGCTCTCGAGCTTCTCGATCCTCTCATTCTGGATAAGGCCTATGCCTGGGCGTTGCCTTATCCGGGCGTCAGCAACTCCTCAGATCCCATTCTCTCGGCTGGCGACGAGGCGCCTACGTCTCTATGGTCGCGCGACAACATTTATCGTCAAATTATATCGATTCTCGTCCTCACTCAAATCGGCGCGACTTCCCTCTACCTCATTTTCAGCGCTCTATCCTACTACTTCGTATTTGACCGACGGCTCGAGTACCATCCTCGCTTTTTGAAGAATCAAGTCCGCCAAGAAATCAAATCATCGCTGTCCGCCGTTCCGTTTATCAACATTCTCACCCTGCCTTTTTTCCTGGCTGAGGTCCGTGGCAAAAGCTTGCTTTACCGCAACGTGAGCGACTATGGCTGGTCCTGGATGTTGATCTCGTCAATCCTGTACATGGCTTTCAATGATATTGGCATCTACTGGATTCATCGCCTGGAACATCACCCCAGCGTGTACAAATATATTCACAAGCCGCATCACAAATGGATCG TTCCCACGCCATGGGCTGCATTGGCTTTCCACCCGCTTGATGGATATGTGCAGTCTCTGCCATACCA CGTCTTCGTCTTTATTTGTCCAATGCAGAGACATCTTTACATGGCCCTCTTCGGTGCTGTCCAGATCTGGACCATCCTGATTCACGACGGTGACATGATCACGGGCCATTGGACGGAGAAGTTCATCAACAGTCCCGCGCACCACACATTGCACCATATGTACTTCACCGTCAACTATGGGCAATACTTCACCTGGGCCGACAACTATTTCGGCTCGCACAGGGCACCGGAGCCAGCGCTGGATCCTCTCCATGATGCGCTCAAGGTGATGCGGGTGAAAGGGCTCGTGGACGAGCAGGGAAACCTAATCAAAAAGCCAAAGGGGGAGTAA